The sequence GATGTATATGAAATATctttgtttgtttaatttttaacttgaGGTTGTACTTTGAAATTCCAGGAGGAAATTTCTATAAAAAGGGAAGAACGTAAAGACTTAGTCAAatcgaaaaaagaaaaaaaaaagaaaaaagaagtctTTATATAGTGTGGTGGGACCCACcacttcatttttattttaatcagcctctctctctctctctctctctctctctctctctctctctctctctctctctctctctctctctctctctctctctctctctctctctctcttctttattttttttctctcttcaaaGCATAAAAAAAAACCACCATAGCCACCACCATTGGCGCACTCCGGTGACCATTTTTTGGTCACAACCTAATTCCACATGCCGTACCATTCGAACATCCGACCATTGGTGATCTCAACCCCCGAGTGGCGCCATCTCATTCGCTACCATTATTGAGAGATCTCGACTTAAAGTTTTGCCACCCGAACTTTCAACGCTTTTTTGGGGCTTTCCCCGATGTCCATTTGACGAGCTATCTTAACCACTAGACTCAGCTAGTCGAGGAGAACAACCTTCTTAAAGCTATTTTCCCAACTCACTATTTTTTTGGTGACATTATTTTAGCTCTTCCCCTTTCTGGTCACTTTCTAACGATACTGTGTACTGTTTTGACAAATAGTTGGCATGGGCGTGATCTACTCGTCGAGATTATTGTTTTGATATATAGTACCCCTATTATTGGTGATTTTCTAGTACACTGATTTCTACCGTCACCGATTATTGTTGTGCACGCTGTAGTGAGGTTTCAGAACTCCAAACTTTATATATAGTTATGCTCTATGTTATTGGACTCggttttgaatgtagaatgcAATGGTGATAATTTTTTACTCATTTCATGgtcataagagaaagtgatGTCTAGGATTAGACTAACCAATTGAAGCTCAGGACTTGAGAGCTTATGATCGTCTTTTTGGATAAAGTTTAACGACTTTGGAGAGGTGGGGACTCAACTTAATTATTGCACTTAATATTATTGTGATGAATAGCATgacatattctaatttatttatttataaaatttttgaaatataattaagAACTTAGTTCGCATGTTTTTTTGGACTATTCTGGAGGCActgagtgccaaatatatttttgtacatatatctatgcaggttatgatttttgggttttatcAAATAATCGTTATGCTGTcgaattttctaaaataaagaGTATGTACTTTTGTTATTCTTGTTACCTATATTTAGTTTTACTGATGAGAGCCATATTTTTCATGGCTTGTGTATATTGTTGTTTCACAACCTAGTCTCTGTGATATCATAGGTAGATCAAGTGTGCACCCACGTCTGTAGGTGTAAGAAGTAGAATCTTTACAGGAAGTGAATTGAATTTGAGCCCTAGTATTTCAATGGTTTTCAGGCATGACGACCTAGTTTATGATGTCATTTTGTATGACTCGTATTTAGAGCTAGGGGTCCAGTAGATGGTGTGATATGCATTTAAAGTTTGATTATGTGATTATTATGGTCTTACCCTCTTTTTGTTTATACATGACAATAATTATGAGATACTTTTTATTTCCAAAATCTATCCAAGCAGGGGTTTTATTAAACTAAGGATCTTttaatatttgttattttcCTACTGTACTTTATAAGCTCACCTCTTATTTTCTTCCATTTCAAGAACTCAATTTAatgctagtggatgaggatTGTACTGTTGAAGAAGAATGTTATTAGTTGAGTCTTATTCTAGTTATTAAATTTTCATTGAAaacttattttgtaattaaactTGAATATTAGATGGCCTGGATGACTTAATTAGCTATGTACTGGTTAGGATTGAGGAATGATGGATGCTAgatattattttgttgtttattgacttattaaatctattTATTTGGTGACTACATAACTGTGGCGATATCATTGTTCTTTTAATATGATAAGTGGTCTTGGTTTTAGTTActaatattttctatataattatAAGAGTTGTtcctttaattttaaatatgtaattttgttATATAAATCAAAGGATCTTTCTAAGTGCTCTTTTTCAACAAATGTCAAAATGTGATCTTTGACTATTCAAGTTATGAATATTACATATTTGTCATGGTCTAGAATTTGGGTAAAATTATTGTCTCTTATTTATTTTACGGTGTAACCACTACTCTTAATCCAGTTCCTTTGTTTTAACGACCTTCTAAGGTCAGGTTGACAAAAAATTGCATCAACATCAATATTGTGTTGGACACATTAAAGTTCCCGATAACAATGCTTGTTAACAGAATGAATAGTTAAAAATAAAGTTAGAGTTATGGACTCTTTTAGTTGGCTGGACTGCAAAATGGACAGGAATCCTAGCAAGGGTACCAAACaagaaatttccaaaattttatttagttacTTCATTATCAGTAGAGAAGATAATTAATGTGTTGCAACGCTAAAATTTGAAACGTTATCACCTTTGATTGCAAAAGAAGAATAAAATTGAATCAAGTACATGTagctttatttatataataatagggCCAAGAGGTCACTATAGCAGCTCTTCCCCTCCAAATAGGGTTTGACTATATGATAAAAACGCATTAAAGGTCATGCTTACTAACTATCCTTTAAAAGGGCTTTTAACTAAATGATGACAACGACTACTAAAACGACATGCATGTGGGATTAATGTTTACATTCTTCTATTCTAACAAGACCAGTGGAAAATGGAGCATTGTACATTAACTAATTAAGAAATTGAAGGTTGACCATCGATTAAGAAAGGTTATATTTTCCCAGCAGCCAAACAGCTTCAGACTTTAGTTGTAACGATCCGAGAgtgcacatatatatatatatatatatatatatatagatatggtGTTTTGATCAAAGTCTGACGGCTCTGTTGAAAATTAGAGAGTATTCACTACTGGGAAATACTGAGCTGGAACACTTATTATTGCTCATCTTCTGAAAGCTTAAGCTTGGTTCTTTTGGAATTGTCAAAGGCCTGTTTGATCTGCATCGAATTTATTGATGGAATTCATCAGAAGTAAAACATTAATTAGAAGCGCTCACAaacatgaatatatatatatatatatatatatatatatatataataatgagcatattgaataaatatatttatataagctGTTAGTACCTTTCTGGTAAGAAAGGTCGGTCAAAAAAAGGCATAAGTTGAGCTCTAGGAACCATGTCCTTTCTCAAGAAACGGACCTCCTCGTCTTCTATCAACTGTTTTACATTTTcaaatgtatatattaattaaagagTTGTGCTTATAAATTTCGTTATTCAAGTAATTCTATATATATTCTGATCAAACCTTCAGTATTCTCTCTTTTTGCTTTTTTTGTTGCTCTATTATATACTGCTTTGTAGCCACCTGTGTGTGCGTACTAAggtttagaaataataattgacaatgtataatatttgtaattgtcctatatatatagattaccTCATAGTTGAACATTGCACGTTTCACTGCTCTTTGCTGAGTATGGAGCTTAAAATCTTGTTGCTTGTTATTTTCCTTTGCAGTCTTATTTTCAGTGGTAGTGTACAGTTCAATTTATTAGTTgaccaatatttaaaaaatatagggaGAGAGAATTAATTCATATTTTACATCTTCAAAGTACATTAATTCGTACGTACAGAGtattataaatatacatatatattatatttatgatGATACCTTAGGTTTATCACAAAGTCGGTCTTTGAGTGCTTCATCTTTTG is a genomic window of Cannabis sativa cultivar Pink pepper isolate KNU-18-1 chromosome 9, ASM2916894v1, whole genome shotgun sequence containing:
- the LOC115721966 gene encoding microtubule-destabilizing protein 60 gives rise to the protein MEKSRSKSALKFVKSASDSAASWTSSSSTSSGRGMTKDEALKDRLCDKPKTAKENNKQQDFKLHTQQRAVKRAMFNYEVATKQYIIEQQKKQKERILKLIEDEEVRFLRKDMVPRAQLMPFFDRPFLPERSNRPLTIPKEPSLSFQKMSNNKCSSSVFPSSEYSLIFNRAVRL